In the genome of Candidatus Binatus sp., one region contains:
- a CDS encoding D-alanine--D-alanine ligase family protein — translation MARNKRIRVGVLFGGRSSEHEISLRSALTVMSAMDPKRYEIVPIGIGRDGRWYLEHDALKVLAEKTPHLAALTVGGTQVNLLPHPDSDRSLVAVSANQNHDRAPIPSDAIRTPLDVVFPVLHGAYGEDGTVQGLLELAGIPYVGAGVLGSALGMDKDAQKRLLRDAGVPVVLYFSIDRADYREHPALAARYARKLGFPVFVKPNALGSSIGISKVKRAAELKAALDDAFLYDLKALIEASCEGRELECAVLGNDRPEASIPGEVIVKGGHDFYSYESKYVDPGGSETRIPADLPRATITKVRAIAIAAFKALSLRGMARVDFLATRDLKQLYVNEVNTIPGFTAISMYPKLWEASGIPLPKLIDRLIELALEEHRARASLKITYSPRH, via the coding sequence ATGGCCCGAAATAAACGAATCAGAGTTGGCGTGCTCTTCGGAGGACGCTCGAGTGAGCACGAGATTTCGCTGCGCTCCGCACTCACCGTGATGTCCGCGATGGATCCGAAGCGCTACGAGATCGTGCCGATCGGAATTGGCCGCGACGGCCGCTGGTATCTCGAGCACGACGCGCTCAAAGTCCTCGCCGAAAAGACGCCGCATCTCGCCGCACTCACCGTCGGCGGCACGCAAGTGAATCTGCTGCCGCATCCCGATTCCGATCGCTCGCTGGTCGCAGTCTCCGCGAATCAAAATCACGATCGCGCGCCGATTCCCTCCGACGCGATTCGCACGCCGCTCGATGTAGTCTTTCCGGTCCTGCACGGCGCCTACGGCGAAGATGGCACCGTGCAGGGATTGCTCGAACTCGCTGGGATTCCCTACGTCGGCGCGGGCGTGCTCGGCTCCGCGCTCGGGATGGACAAGGACGCCCAGAAGCGGCTGCTCCGCGACGCCGGCGTGCCAGTGGTCCTCTATTTTTCGATCGATCGCGCCGATTATCGCGAGCATCCGGCGCTCGCCGCCCGCTACGCGCGCAAGTTGGGTTTCCCCGTTTTCGTCAAGCCCAACGCGCTCGGCTCCTCGATCGGCATCAGCAAAGTAAAGCGCGCCGCCGAACTCAAAGCTGCGCTCGACGACGCCTTCCTGTACGATCTCAAGGCGCTGATCGAAGCGTCGTGCGAAGGCCGCGAACTCGAATGCGCCGTGCTCGGCAACGATCGTCCCGAGGCCTCGATCCCGGGCGAGGTGATCGTCAAGGGCGGGCACGATTTCTACTCCTACGAATCGAAGTACGTCGATCCTGGCGGCTCCGAGACTCGCATTCCCGCCGACTTGCCGCGCGCGACGATCACCAAGGTGCGCGCGATCGCGATCGCTGCCTTCAAGGCGCTCTCGCTCCGCGGGATGGCCCGCGTCGATTTCCTCGCGACGCGCGACTTGAAGCAACTCTACGTTAACGAGGTCAACACGATTCCCGGCTTCACCGCCATCAGCATGTATCCGAAGCTGTGGGAGGCGTCGGGCATCCCGCTGCCGAAATTAATCGACCGCTTGATTGAACTCGCACTCGAAGAGCATCGCGCGCGCGCCTCGCTGAAAATCACCTACAGCCCGCGCCATTGA
- a CDS encoding non-canonical purine NTP pyrophosphatase translates to MVRLLIATTNPAKLAEYRLLLRELPLEPVSLRDLRITDAPEESGATFAENALVKARFYFERAGIATLADDGGLEIDALGGEPGVRSHRWLPHGDNSDRALVDEVIRRMRGVETAQRTARIRAVLALIFSDGGEIRERIAEAAIEGVIAERAYPEIRPGFPYRAVLVLPERNRYLGELGDREEAQLSQRRIALKQLWPELERLARLAS, encoded by the coding sequence ATGGTCCGCCTGCTGATCGCAACTACCAATCCCGCGAAACTCGCCGAGTATCGGCTGCTACTGCGCGAATTGCCGCTCGAGCCCGTCTCGCTCCGCGATCTTCGAATCACCGACGCTCCCGAGGAGTCCGGCGCGACCTTCGCGGAGAACGCGCTGGTCAAGGCGCGCTTCTATTTCGAGCGCGCGGGTATCGCCACCCTGGCCGACGACGGCGGCCTCGAAATCGACGCGCTGGGCGGAGAGCCCGGCGTCAGATCGCATCGATGGCTCCCCCACGGCGACAACAGCGATCGCGCGCTGGTGGATGAAGTCATCCGGCGGATGCGAGGCGTCGAGACCGCACAACGCACCGCGCGCATCCGCGCTGTCCTCGCATTGATCTTTTCCGACGGCGGCGAAATTCGCGAACGCATCGCCGAGGCTGCGATTGAAGGCGTCATTGCCGAGCGCGCCTATCCCGAAATCCGCCCGGGCTTCCCCTACCGCGCCGTCCTCGTCCTCCCCGAACGCAACCGCTACCTGGGCGAACTTGGCGACCGCGAAGAAGCGCAACTCAGCCAGCGCCGCATCGCTCTCAAGCAGCTATGGCCCGAGCTTGAGCGGCTGGCTAGACTCGCGTCCTGA
- a CDS encoding mechanosensitive ion channel family protein translates to MTTQLQTMLGLSWMPHQLRVICEAVLIVFALLGAIALRRGRRAVTPTTFMLLAGSIWIDALSHFFDTAIAQKVATAAYVLFLFAIIRLVVEGVEAAMRRGKAHFSTILKDLLMFGGWVVVALAVLYTDFGVEPFTILGTTTVLAAVLGFALQETLGNIFSGLTLQMSHPFEPGDWVRSGANIGRLRGTNWRSTIIMTRANERLEIPNSMIAKDVLHNYSTGAVADEVAVGISYSVPPNRVRDVVMALLRDVPQVLHTPLPEVLAWEYGDSAIKYRIKYWISDYGTQELVRDRVVSNLWYALRRHSIEIPFPIRTIKMQPGDGVEQRDQMLERELISELRQVEFLKGLPDEELRVLLPTIAVRQFGAGEMLVRQGDQGETLYIIRSGVVDVIAHTPDGNSRLLAQLTATNYFGEGTLMTGEPRTADIRAASDVEVIEMDREGLRRLFKEHPEAATQISEIVAARMEDRLKKLAEGSHDGGRGGAHRWLVAKMRELFDL, encoded by the coding sequence ATGACCACGCAGCTACAAACGATGCTCGGCTTGTCGTGGATGCCTCATCAGCTCCGCGTTATCTGCGAGGCCGTGCTTATCGTCTTTGCCCTGCTCGGCGCGATCGCGCTCCGCCGCGGCCGCCGCGCCGTCACGCCGACCACTTTCATGCTGCTCGCCGGCAGCATCTGGATCGACGCGCTCTCACATTTCTTCGACACCGCGATCGCTCAGAAGGTCGCCACCGCCGCCTACGTGCTGTTCCTGTTCGCGATCATTCGGCTCGTGGTCGAAGGCGTCGAAGCCGCGATGCGCCGCGGCAAGGCCCACTTCTCCACCATCCTCAAAGACCTGCTGATGTTCGGCGGATGGGTCGTCGTCGCGCTGGCGGTGCTCTATACCGACTTCGGCGTCGAGCCGTTTACCATCCTCGGCACCACCACCGTGCTCGCCGCGGTGCTCGGCTTCGCGCTGCAGGAAACTCTCGGCAATATCTTCAGCGGCCTCACGCTCCAGATGAGCCATCCGTTCGAACCGGGCGATTGGGTTCGCAGCGGCGCGAATATCGGGCGGCTCCGCGGCACCAACTGGCGCTCGACCATCATCATGACCCGCGCCAACGAGCGCCTCGAAATTCCGAACTCGATGATCGCCAAGGATGTGCTCCACAACTACTCGACCGGCGCCGTGGCCGACGAAGTCGCGGTGGGAATCAGCTACAGCGTGCCGCCCAATCGCGTCCGCGACGTCGTGATGGCGCTGCTGCGCGACGTCCCGCAAGTGTTGCACACCCCGCTGCCCGAAGTGCTCGCGTGGGAGTATGGCGACTCCGCGATCAAGTACCGAATCAAGTATTGGATCTCCGACTACGGCACCCAGGAACTCGTTCGCGATCGCGTCGTTTCAAATCTCTGGTACGCGCTGCGCCGCCATTCGATCGAAATTCCCTTCCCGATTCGCACCATCAAGATGCAGCCTGGCGACGGCGTCGAGCAGCGCGACCAGATGCTCGAGCGCGAACTGATAAGCGAATTGCGCCAGGTCGAGTTCCTGAAAGGTTTGCCCGATGAAGAGTTGCGCGTCCTCTTGCCGACCATCGCGGTCCGCCAATTCGGCGCCGGCGAAATGCTCGTCCGGCAAGGCGATCAAGGCGAGACCTTATACATCATTCGGAGCGGCGTGGTTGACGTAATCGCTCACACGCCCGACGGTAACTCCCGTCTCCTCGCGCAGTTGACCGCCACCAATTACTTCGGCGAGGGCACCTTGATGACCGGCGAGCCGCGCACCGCCGACATCCGCGCCGCCTCCGACGTCGAAGTGATCGAGATGGATCGCGAAGGCTTGCGCCGCCTCTTCAAGGAGCATCCCGAGGCCGCCACCCAAATCAGCGAGATCGTCGCCGCGCGCATGGAAGACCGTCTCAAAAAGCTCGCCGAAGGCAGCCACGACGGCGGCCGCGGCGGCGCCCATCGATGGCTCGTCGCCAAGATGCGCGAACTCTTCGACCTCTGA
- a CDS encoding AAA family ATPase: MDESLIEQGHVGSNSFVGRERELAELVSACESGADSDTHLFLIHGEPGIGKTRLADELASRAKARGMQILWGRCWEGGGAPAYWPWIQVIRSFLGGLDPERRKLVLESEIASDIIHQVAQIVPDLRHAKSSPRPLVTENLDPNEARFRLFDAVTNFLKMGARSRPMLIVLDDLHDADEASLALLRFMARELKGAAIMLVATYRDAEVRRSQSLSKLIGELSREARPIPMSGLSQTEVKRFVQFGAGQTPDDALVTKLCAATNGNPLFLDGIVRILIAEGAIDSAGVPGRPFKIPIGVREAIRRRLADLSPEANWILSAAASIGNEFELNLCQNVADVSAGEAHRLLDEASRAGIVTALSQGRYRFSHALIRSAVYDDLDTDSRGRIHGKIAEAIEEIHAKDLRPHVAELAYHFRLGGVSEKAIKYSRRAAGAAFAVFSYTVCAGHLREALALSEGQNDARRAAILLSLGKVTAFYLDPAEGIACLEAALSLYSELKMEEKLAETNAFIGQALTAQADFAPGMDVPRALEHFRQAQAWKGEWSDPEIDGMLHHGLAICLFQANRIEEAVAVSKQARQIWEQSFNPSWVTAASSNARLLIIKGRLNEAGVVLDEVTAAVQGTVDPESFWSAMWHAGWCRLVLHDPIEAKRFFTIGMERKGLSPQQREFNFEFLAITELLAGELSRAKKISGEHRVMPSFRSEIALREGHWEAAIEMHRTMLEWARKTGHRWDEADSLSALFRIQFVSGDFQGAAEFLRQTLRAYQPSDLYWEICNRPQAALIAIEAGQPEEALQHLDVCRAIAEQGEDWLGLGGPVARAEGAFAAAKGRDFAIHFEKAIKNANRYTLSWDEADTLYHWGAALNTAGEYSDANEKFDAAIEIYQRHGGGQRWIDRVEAKRHSFASDSKARELAASARLATFRREGEFWTINYDGSTFRLKDAKGLRYIAYLLARPGQRIHVHDLIEAVEGSAANRRTTIHAESEGLKIVRDIGGPGPSIDTRARSEYRTRLRDLDAELEESDQMNDLGRSERLRNEVEVVGRELAASLGLGGRARTASGSVERARGLVGKNIRSVLQKIRREHPALGRYFAAAIVTGNFCAYQPDPDRPISWQF, translated from the coding sequence GTGGACGAGTCACTCATCGAACAAGGCCATGTAGGGTCTAATAGTTTCGTCGGGCGGGAGCGCGAGCTGGCGGAGCTCGTGTCGGCTTGCGAGTCGGGCGCCGATAGCGACACGCATCTGTTCCTGATCCATGGCGAACCCGGAATCGGAAAGACGCGGCTGGCCGACGAGCTCGCGTCGCGAGCAAAGGCGCGGGGCATGCAGATTCTATGGGGCCGATGCTGGGAGGGTGGTGGCGCGCCTGCGTACTGGCCGTGGATTCAGGTAATCCGCAGCTTCCTCGGCGGGCTTGACCCCGAACGGCGTAAACTCGTTTTGGAGTCAGAAATCGCCTCCGACATCATCCACCAGGTGGCCCAGATCGTTCCCGACCTCCGCCACGCTAAGTCGAGCCCTCGTCCTTTAGTTACTGAAAACCTCGATCCAAACGAGGCGCGCTTTCGCCTGTTCGACGCAGTTACCAACTTCCTGAAAATGGGTGCGCGCTCGCGTCCGATGCTTATCGTGCTCGACGATTTGCATGACGCCGACGAGGCGTCGCTGGCGTTGCTGCGTTTTATGGCGCGTGAGCTCAAAGGCGCGGCGATAATGCTCGTGGCGACGTATCGCGACGCGGAGGTGCGGCGCTCGCAAAGCTTGAGCAAACTAATCGGAGAGCTGAGCCGCGAAGCGCGTCCGATTCCGATGAGTGGCCTGAGCCAGACCGAGGTGAAGAGGTTTGTCCAGTTCGGGGCTGGACAAACGCCGGACGATGCGTTGGTCACCAAACTTTGCGCTGCCACCAATGGAAACCCGCTGTTTCTCGATGGAATCGTTCGGATCCTGATCGCAGAGGGTGCGATCGACTCCGCCGGCGTGCCGGGTCGTCCGTTCAAGATTCCGATCGGTGTGCGGGAGGCGATTCGTCGTCGCCTGGCTGATCTATCGCCGGAGGCGAATTGGATTCTGTCGGCGGCGGCCTCGATCGGAAATGAGTTCGAACTCAATCTTTGCCAGAACGTAGCCGATGTTTCCGCCGGTGAGGCGCATCGCCTGTTGGATGAAGCATCACGCGCCGGCATCGTGACGGCGCTCAGTCAAGGTCGTTACCGATTCAGTCACGCGCTGATTCGCTCAGCGGTGTACGACGATCTTGATACCGACAGCCGGGGCCGAATACACGGGAAGATTGCGGAGGCGATCGAAGAGATCCACGCGAAAGATTTGCGTCCTCACGTCGCCGAGCTGGCATATCACTTCCGCCTAGGAGGCGTATCGGAGAAGGCGATCAAATACAGCCGTCGCGCTGCCGGTGCGGCCTTTGCCGTTTTCTCGTATACGGTCTGCGCCGGGCATCTTCGCGAGGCCCTAGCTTTGAGCGAAGGTCAAAACGACGCGCGCAGAGCTGCTATTCTCTTGAGCCTTGGGAAGGTCACCGCTTTTTACCTTGATCCGGCTGAAGGTATCGCATGCCTCGAAGCAGCTCTCAGTCTTTACAGTGAATTGAAAATGGAGGAGAAGCTGGCCGAAACGAATGCGTTTATCGGCCAAGCTCTAACTGCTCAGGCTGATTTCGCCCCCGGAATGGACGTGCCACGGGCCTTGGAGCATTTTCGTCAGGCACAGGCTTGGAAGGGAGAATGGTCGGATCCTGAAATCGATGGGATGCTTCATCATGGCTTGGCAATATGTCTCTTTCAAGCGAATCGAATCGAGGAAGCCGTAGCGGTTTCTAAGCAGGCGCGGCAAATATGGGAGCAATCTTTCAATCCGTCTTGGGTTACGGCCGCATCATCAAACGCTCGGCTTCTCATTATAAAAGGGAGGCTTAATGAGGCCGGCGTCGTTCTCGACGAAGTCACGGCGGCCGTGCAAGGAACTGTCGATCCAGAGAGTTTTTGGTCTGCCATGTGGCACGCCGGTTGGTGTCGACTTGTGCTGCACGATCCAATCGAAGCGAAACGATTCTTTACGATAGGCATGGAGAGAAAGGGCCTTTCCCCGCAACAACGCGAGTTCAACTTTGAGTTTCTCGCAATTACCGAACTCCTGGCCGGAGAACTCTCTCGAGCGAAGAAGATATCTGGTGAGCATAGAGTTATGCCGAGCTTTCGGAGCGAGATAGCGCTCCGGGAAGGACATTGGGAAGCCGCTATAGAAATGCACCGGACAATGTTGGAATGGGCACGGAAAACCGGCCACCGCTGGGACGAGGCGGACAGTCTCTCGGCCTTGTTTCGTATCCAATTCGTCTCCGGAGATTTCCAAGGAGCTGCCGAGTTTCTCCGACAAACGCTGCGTGCCTACCAGCCCAGCGATCTTTACTGGGAGATTTGTAATCGTCCGCAAGCAGCTTTGATTGCAATTGAGGCGGGTCAGCCTGAGGAGGCACTTCAGCATCTCGACGTATGCCGGGCGATTGCCGAACAAGGCGAAGACTGGCTAGGTCTGGGCGGTCCCGTCGCGCGCGCTGAAGGAGCGTTCGCCGCGGCAAAAGGCCGTGACTTCGCGATTCACTTCGAAAAAGCGATAAAGAACGCCAACCGATACACCCTATCATGGGATGAGGCTGACACCCTGTACCACTGGGGCGCAGCATTGAATACGGCTGGCGAATACTCTGACGCGAACGAAAAATTTGACGCCGCCATCGAGATATACCAGCGCCATGGCGGGGGGCAGCGGTGGATCGATCGCGTTGAAGCGAAAAGACACTCGTTCGCCTCTGATTCGAAAGCGCGCGAGCTCGCCGCCTCAGCTAGATTGGCGACCTTCCGAAGGGAAGGAGAGTTCTGGACGATCAACTATGATGGCAGCACCTTCCGGCTGAAAGACGCGAAAGGCCTACGTTACATCGCCTACCTGCTCGCGCGACCGGGCCAGCGCATCCACGTCCATGACCTGATCGAAGCGGTTGAAGGCAGCGCAGCCAACCGACGGACGACGATTCACGCCGAGTCCGAAGGTTTGAAAATCGTTCGCGATATCGGCGGTCCGGGCCCATCGATCGATACTCGAGCGCGGTCCGAATACCGCACCAGACTGCGTGACCTGGATGCCGAACTGGAAGAATCAGACCAAATGAACGACCTCGGACGCTCCGAACGCCTGCGCAACGAGGTCGAGGTGGTCGGCCGGGAACTCGCAGCATCATTGGGACTTGGCGGACGTGCTCGCACAGCGTCGGGTAGCGTGGAACGTGCTCGCGGGCTGGTCGGCAAGAATATCCGCTCGGTTTTGCAGAAAATCCGCCGCGAGCATCCCGCGTTGGGGCGTTATTTTGCGGCCGCGATCGTCACCGGTAACTTCTGCGCCTATCAGCCCGATCCCGACCGCCCGATTTCCTGGCAATTCTAA
- a CDS encoding choice-of-anchor Q domain-containing protein: MRTSEPRFLRTVFAPAAILSFSERSRHSPKILLRVIAILFALIALPRIAFANTLTVNTLSDASTSADGSCSLREAINNANNASEMTNGDCLSGTGDDTINFNFSVTGTITLVGSALPTILHTVTIDGAAQNITVSGNDSYQVLVVNSGAALNLETLTVAHGFSASNGGGISNSGTLSVSNSTLSNNSISPNLSGGGIFSTGTLTVTNSTFSGNTATNSVGGGIANTGTLTVTNSTFSGNSAFWGGGIYNGLFSLGVHNGATATISNSTLVNNDAAGGGAVFDSGALVTLTSSTLLGNRGIYNFFGTFNLSKSILANSSNGNCQSDGSAIADDGYSISDDNSCNFGSPTGANGQTLGDHVPPVLDPSGLQNNGGPTQTIALQAGSPAIDAIPLANCPATDQRGLPRPAPGHNACDVGAYEYGSTLADATPPAISIVAPTATTYVLNQSVAASYTCTDPDDAVSLCAGPVADGATIDTVSVGAKTFTVNATDSHSNSVSQSVNYNVAYNICTDYDTSHSKKIGSTVPIKLEICDVTGSNKSASSIVLHATGVIMVSNSASQTLADSGNANPDYDFRFITGPEYIFNLSTSGYPAGTFALQFTVSGDPTSHSALFQLK; this comes from the coding sequence ATGCGAACATCAGAGCCGCGCTTCCTACGCACCGTATTTGCGCCCGCAGCGATCCTGTCGTTCAGCGAACGATCGAGGCACTCACCGAAGATTCTATTGAGAGTGATCGCGATTCTATTCGCGCTAATCGCGCTGCCAAGAATCGCATTTGCGAACACGTTGACTGTCAACACGCTCAGCGACGCGAGCACCTCCGCTGACGGCTCCTGCAGCCTCCGTGAAGCTATCAACAACGCGAATAATGCTTCAGAAATGACCAACGGGGACTGTCTTAGCGGTACCGGCGACGACACCATCAACTTCAACTTCAGCGTCACCGGCACGATCACCCTGGTCGGCAGCGCGCTGCCGACTATCCTGCACACAGTCACGATTGACGGCGCTGCACAAAACATCACCGTCAGCGGCAACGATTCTTACCAGGTGCTAGTGGTCAATTCCGGTGCTGCGCTCAACCTGGAGACCCTGACAGTCGCCCACGGTTTTTCAGCATCGAATGGCGGCGGAATCTCCAACAGCGGCACGCTCTCGGTGAGCAACAGCACCCTCTCCAACAATTCGATCTCACCGAACTTGTCTGGTGGCGGCATATTCAGCACCGGCACCCTGACCGTCACCAACAGCACTTTCTCCGGCAATACCGCCACCAACTCGGTTGGCGGAGGCATCGCTAATACCGGCACACTAACCGTCACGAACAGCACCTTTTCGGGCAATTCGGCGTTCTGGGGCGGCGGCATCTACAATGGTTTGTTTTCTCTCGGCGTGCACAACGGTGCTACGGCAACGATCTCTAACAGCACCTTGGTAAACAATGATGCGGCTGGCGGCGGCGCCGTCTTCGATAGCGGTGCCTTGGTGACTCTCACCAGTAGCACTCTGTTAGGCAACCGCGGCATCTACAACTTCTTCGGTACGTTCAATCTAAGCAAATCCATTCTGGCCAACAGCTCTAACGGAAACTGTCAGAGCGACGGATCGGCAATCGCTGACGACGGTTACAGCATTTCGGATGATAACTCGTGCAATTTTGGCAGCCCCACAGGTGCCAACGGGCAGACGCTGGGAGACCATGTCCCGCCGGTGCTCGATCCGAGCGGATTGCAGAACAACGGCGGGCCGACCCAGACGATCGCACTTCAGGCGGGTAGTCCTGCCATCGACGCTATACCCCTTGCGAATTGCCCCGCCACCGATCAGCGCGGCCTGCCTAGACCGGCGCCGGGTCACAATGCATGCGATGTTGGCGCATACGAGTACGGCTCCACGTTGGCTGACGCAACCCCGCCGGCAATTTCGATTGTGGCGCCGACAGCCACTACCTATGTGCTGAACCAATCAGTCGCAGCGTCGTACACCTGCACCGATCCCGATGACGCAGTTTCGCTTTGCGCCGGTCCCGTCGCGGACGGCGCGACGATCGATACCGTGTCGGTGGGTGCCAAGACGTTCACCGTGAATGCTACGGACAGCCACAGCAATTCGGTGTCGCAGAGCGTCAACTACAACGTCGCGTACAACATATGTACGGATTACGACACCTCTCATTCAAAGAAAATTGGTTCAACCGTACCAATCAAGCTCGAAATTTGCGATGTGACAGGATCGAACAAGTCTGCGTCTTCGATCGTGCTGCATGCGACTGGCGTCATCATGGTCTCCAATAGCGCATCGCAAACGCTTGCCGATTCAGGCAATGCGAATCCCGACTATGATTTTAGATTCATCACCGGGCCCGAATACATTTTTAATTTGAGCACTAGCGGCTATCCTGCTGGGACGTTCGCTCTACAATTCACTGTCAGCGGCGATCCTACTTCGCACTCGGCGCTCTTCCAATTGAAGTAA
- a CDS encoding cupin domain-containing protein: protein MATKDFEVQQLFRAYRNGVISQELFARQMDELVGAGDGHDAVPNVFALRGDGAKMSQGRLGKTAQSESMVFTLPANFGSDHENSHRGDQLIYVIEGKATCRVSGKECEIKAGDFVTIPAGAPHTLRTGAEKLFALTVFAPPER from the coding sequence ATGGCGACCAAAGACTTTGAGGTGCAGCAACTGTTCAGGGCGTATCGCAACGGGGTGATTTCACAAGAACTCTTTGCGCGGCAAATGGATGAACTCGTAGGGGCCGGGGACGGACATGATGCCGTTCCGAACGTCTTTGCACTGCGCGGCGACGGCGCGAAGATGTCCCAGGGGCGGCTGGGCAAGACCGCACAGAGCGAGTCGATGGTATTTACGCTTCCTGCAAACTTCGGCAGTGACCATGAGAACTCTCATCGCGGCGACCAGCTAATCTATGTAATCGAAGGAAAGGCCACCTGCCGCGTCTCGGGCAAGGAATGTGAGATCAAAGCGGGCGACTTCGTTACGATTCCAGCCGGCGCGCCTCACACGCTGCGGACCGGTGCCGAGAAGTTGTTCGCTCTGACGGTGTTCGCCCCGCCGGAACGCTAA
- a CDS encoding MaoC family dehydratase, which translates to MQLQTARASDNPLIRRRARRFMNRYFEDFSAGQIFKHWPGRTITEFDNTWFTLMTMNTNPVHFDAAYAATTQHGQRLVNGLLLLATVVGMSVKDVSESAIANLEYERVRHTGPTFAGDTLYAETTVLETTASKSKSDRGVIYVETRGLNQRGEQIMILRRRILVPRRPS; encoded by the coding sequence GTGCAATTGCAAACGGCGCGCGCTTCGGATAATCCGCTGATACGCCGACGCGCGCGTCGATTTATGAATCGCTATTTTGAAGATTTCTCGGCGGGCCAGATTTTCAAGCATTGGCCGGGCCGCACTATCACCGAGTTCGACAATACGTGGTTCACGCTGATGACGATGAACACCAATCCGGTGCACTTCGACGCGGCGTATGCGGCGACGACTCAGCATGGACAGAGGCTCGTCAACGGGTTGCTGTTGCTGGCGACGGTGGTCGGGATGAGCGTGAAGGACGTGAGCGAGAGCGCGATCGCGAACCTCGAGTACGAGCGCGTGCGGCATACCGGGCCGACGTTTGCGGGCGACACGCTATACGCGGAGACCACGGTGCTCGAGACGACGGCGTCGAAATCGAAGAGCGATCGCGGCGTGATCTACGTCGAGACGCGGGGCCTGAATCAGCGCGGCGAACAGATCATGATCCTGCGCCGCCGCATCCTGGTTCCGCGCCGCCCCAGTTGA
- a CDS encoding acetyl/propionyl/methylcrotonyl-CoA carboxylase subunit alpha — translation MKPQLTKLLIANRGEIACRIIRSARIFGLKTVAVYSAADANSTHVAAADESMLIGPAEASKSYLDIAAILNAARQTGADAIHPGYGFLSERPEFARAAAEAGIIFVGPHPDVMAALGDKVAARRIAIEAGVPVVPGIETAELSAARDFADRVSYPILVKAAAGGGGRGMRIVHEAAQLEASLEAAAREALAAFGDGRLFVEKYLAHPRHVEIQILGDEHGNVVALGERECSIQRRYQKIIEESPSPGISEQTRAAMIDAALRLARASRYSNAGTIEFLVEGANFYFLEVNARLQVEHPITEERFGIDLVCEQLRIASGGNVAAPPAPRGAAIECRLNAEDPEHDFRPATGTVLHLRVPAGPGVRFDSHLAPGAVISPYYDGLLGKLVCFGADREEARRRMLAALNDFELLGVANNASFLRDIVASEPFRSADLSTHFVDEHFSSWHPCEADVIAGLLAAAITAERDHAGAAPNANGDRAAATNRSPWAELRGFELWRSRA, via the coding sequence ATGAAACCCCAACTGACCAAGCTCTTGATCGCGAATCGCGGCGAAATCGCCTGCAGGATAATCCGCAGCGCCCGCATCTTCGGCCTCAAGACGGTCGCCGTATATTCAGCCGCCGACGCGAACAGCACCCACGTCGCCGCCGCTGACGAATCGATGCTGATCGGTCCCGCCGAAGCGTCGAAGAGCTATCTCGATATCGCCGCGATTTTGAATGCGGCGCGCCAGACCGGCGCCGACGCGATTCATCCTGGCTACGGATTCCTGTCCGAGCGTCCGGAGTTCGCGCGCGCCGCGGCCGAGGCCGGAATCATCTTCGTGGGACCGCATCCGGACGTGATGGCGGCGCTCGGCGACAAGGTTGCCGCGCGGCGAATCGCGATCGAGGCGGGCGTGCCCGTGGTGCCGGGAATCGAGACCGCCGAGCTTTCCGCGGCGCGCGATTTCGCCGACCGCGTCAGTTATCCGATTCTGGTGAAGGCCGCGGCCGGCGGCGGCGGACGCGGGATGCGCATCGTGCACGAGGCCGCACAGCTTGAAGCCAGCCTCGAAGCAGCCGCGCGTGAGGCGCTCGCCGCGTTCGGCGACGGGCGGCTCTTCGTCGAGAAATATCTCGCGCATCCGCGCCACGTCGAAATTCAAATCCTCGGCGACGAGCACGGCAACGTGGTCGCGCTCGGCGAGCGCGAATGCTCGATCCAGCGCCGCTATCAGAAGATTATCGAGGAGTCGCCGTCGCCGGGAATCTCGGAGCAGACGCGCGCCGCGATGATCGACGCCGCGCTCCGCCTCGCGCGCGCCTCGCGTTACAGCAACGCCGGCACCATCGAGTTCCTGGTCGAGGGCGCGAATTTTTATTTCCTCGAAGTCAACGCGCGCCTGCAGGTCGAGCATCCGATCACCGAGGAACGCTTCGGTATCGATCTGGTTTGCGAGCAATTGCGGATTGCGTCGGGCGGCAACGTCGCCGCGCCGCCTGCGCCGCGCGGCGCCGCGATCGAATGCCGCCTCAATGCCGAAGATCCCGAGCATGATTTTCGTCCCGCGACCGGCACCGTGCTTCATCTGCGAGTTCCCGCCGGACCGGGCGTGCGCTTCGATTCTCATCTCGCGCCCGGCGCTGTGATTTCGCCGTACTACGACGGCCTGCTCGGCAAGCTCGTATGCTTTGGCGCCGACCGCGAAGAGGCGCGCCGACGGATGCTTGCGGCGCTGAACGACTTCGAATTGCTCGGCGTCGCGAACAACGCGAGCTTTCTCCGCGACATCGTCGCGAGCGAGCCGTTTCGCAGCGCCGATCTCTCGACTCATTTTGTCGATGAGCATTTTAGTAGTTGGCATCCGTGCGAAGCGGACGTGATTGCCGGTCTGCTCGCCGCCGCGATCACGGCCGAGCGCGATCACGCCGGCGCCGCACCGAATGCCAATGGCGATCGCGCCGCCGCGACTAATCGCTCGCCATGGGCGGAGTTGCGCGGCTTCGAACTCTGGAGGTCGCGAGCGTGA